The proteins below are encoded in one region of Lactuca sativa cultivar Salinas chromosome 3, Lsat_Salinas_v11, whole genome shotgun sequence:
- the LOC111888326 gene encoding protein JINGUBANG, translating to MGLLQCHRPWSKDQEIVPESHHDSSSLSSQISLASVSSLTSKQPQITANHQYLTTFKAHTSSISSLTLAGKHLLSGSADNQIRVWPRDPSPTVPKLMAYGESAVKSMVVCGDKLFTGHQDNKIRVWKIDHDDGDTNNQKLIKSTRIATLPTLNDRVGKLFLAKNYVKVRRHKSSTWVHHVDAVAALALSHDGSLLYSASWDRTFKVWRTSDFKCLESVWNAHDDAINAIVVSQDGYVYTGSADRKIKVWKRDDGEKKHKLVATLEKHKSAVNALALSMDGSLLYSGACDRSIIVWKKVPSDDGGDGGESDGKGRHMVVAGALRGHAMAILCIAVVGDLVLTGSADKTVRIWRKGIDGIKFIRVGVLEGHSGPIKCLAGALNSCTSVDSSGTSYLLYSGSLDCDVKVWKVWVPLL from the coding sequence ATGGGTCTTCTCCAATGTCATCGCCCGTGGTCAAAAGATCAAGAAATAGTACCGGAATCTCATCATGATTCCAGTTCTCTTTCCTCGCAAATAAGTTTAGCGTCGGTTTCTTCGTTAACATCGAAACAACCACAAATCACAGCTAACCACCAGTATCTCACCACCTTCAAAGCACACACGTCTTCTATATCCTCCCTCACCCTCGCCGGAAAACACCTCCTTTCAGGCTCCGCCGACAACCAAATCCGGGTCTGGCCTCGCGACCCGTCACCAACAGTCCCAAAATTAATGGCTTATGGAGAGAGTGCGGTGAAGTCGATGGTGGTTTGCGGTGACAAGTTATTCACCGGCCACCAGGATAACAAAATCCGCGTTTGGAAGATCGATCATGACGATGGCGATACTAATAATCAGAAACTGATCAAATCGACCCGAATCGCGACTTTGCCGACGCTCAATGATCGTGTTGGAAAGCTGTTTTTAGCCAAAAACTACGTTAAGGTACGGCGGCACAAGAGTAGTACATGGGTGCATCACGTCGACGCCGTCGCGGCGTTGGCGTTGTCCCACGACGGTTCACTTCTTTACTCCGCTTCATGGGACCGGACGTTCAAGGTGTGGCGGACGTCGGATTTTAAGTGTTTGGAATCCGTTTGGAACGCGCACGATGACGCCATTAACGCCATCGTTGTATCCCAGGACGGATACGTTTACACCGGATCCGCCGATCGGAAAATCAAAGTCTGGAAGAGAGACGACGGAGAGAAAAAACATAAGCTGGTGGCCACCTTAGAAAAACACAAATCGGCGGTGAATGCGTTGGCTTTAAGCATGGATGGGTCTCTTTTGTATTCCGGTGCTTGTGATCGGTCGATAATTGTGTGGAAAAAGGTTCCtagtgatgatggtggtgatggcggAGAGAGCGACGGTAAAGGGCGGCATATGGTGGTGGCCGGTGCTCTGAGGGGGCACGCTATGGCGATTTTGTGTATTGCGGTGGTCGGAGATTTGGTTTTGACCGGGTCCGCGGATAAAACAGTAAGGATATGGAGAAAGGGTATTGATGGAATAAAATTTATTCGTGTGGGTGTGTTGGAGGGGCATTCTGGTCCAATCAAGTGCTTGGCTGGTGCATTGAATAGTTGTACTTCTGTTGATTCGAGTGGTACATCTTATTTACTTTACAGTGGGAGTTTGGATTGTGATGTAAAAGTATGGAAAGTATGGGTACCCTTACTTTGA